The genomic stretch TGAATCGACGCTTCCTCACTCCGCGCTGCGCCTGTCTGACGCTCGGCTTCGAGCGCGACGCGCGTCTCCTCAAGTTCCCGACCGACGCGCTGCAGTTCGTTAAGGTGAACCGCAGCTTCCTCGCTTCGCGCTGCGACTGTCTGGCGCTCCGTAGCAAGCGCGGTGCGCGCCTCATTCAGTTCAGCCTCAATCGCAGCTACCCGCGCCAGGCTCTCGCTCACCTGCGCTGCATCAGATTCAGCACGCGATGAAGCCGCGCTCGATTCCTGCGACCATCGTTCCGCTTCGGCCGCCTTCGCCTGCTCGACTTCCGCGAGGCGCTGCCCCAAAGTCGCCGCATGCTGCTCGGCGGCCTCTGCCCGCTCCTTTGCCGCTGCAGCATCTTGTGAAACCCGGGCCAGTTCAGTGCTCGCGGCAGACGCATCCTGCGCAACCCGGGCCAGTTCGGCATCCGCAGTCGCTTTCGCTTCAGTCATAGCACTGACCTGCTCCCGCGCCGCCTCAAATTCCCGCCCAACGCGCTGCAGTTCGCCAAGCTGAACCGTCACTTCCTCGCTCCGCGCTGCGCTCGTCTGACGCTCTACAGCAAGCGCGTTGCGCGCCTCATCCAGTTCAGCCTCAAGCGCGGCGACCCGCGCCAGACTCTCGCTCATCTGCGCCGCAGCGGCTTCAGCACGCGACGAAGCCGCGCTGGATTCCTGCGCCCATCGTTCCGCTTCGGCCGCCTTCGCCTGCTCGACTTCTGCGAGGCGCTGCGCCAACGTCGCCGCATGCTGTTCCGCGGCCTCTGCCCGCTCCTTCGCGGCAGAAGCATCCTGCGAGACCTGTGCCAGTTCAGCGCTCACGGCAGACGCCTCTTGCGAGACCCGGGCCAATTCAGCGCTCGCGACAGAGGCGTCCTGCGAAACCTGAGCCAACTCAGCGCTCACAGCCGCTTTCGCTTCAGAGATGGCGGCGACCTGCTCCCGCGCCGCCTCAAGTTCACGACTAACGCGCTGCAATTCATCAAACTGAATCGCTGCTTCTTCGCGGCGCGCTGCGCTAGTCTGGCGCTCTGCCTCGAGCGCGAAGCGCGTCTCATCCCGTTCAGCCTCCAGCGCGGCAGCCCGCGCGAGGCTTTCGTTCGTCTGCGCCGTGGCGGCTTCCGCGCGCGATGATGCCGCGCTGGCCTCCTGCAACGCTCTATCCGCCTCCGCGGACTTCGCCTGACAGTCATAACCCAACGAGGTGATCTCCTGCCGCGCCTCGTCAAGCTCCTGCTTCATCTGTGCGATCTGATCGTTTTGGCTGGAAACAACAGCGCCCAACTCTCCACGCGCCTTACGCTCCTCGTCGAGTTCCGCCTTGGTATGCTCCAGCGCGGCCTCTTCCACCGACACGCGCTGTGCCAGTTCCTCCACACGCGCCTCCGCAGCTTCCGCGCGGCCAGACGCTGTCGCAAGTTCCGCCGCGAGGCGTGCGGACGTCTCCTCCGAGGCACTCAGCGCGCCCGTCAGCGCAACGTGCCGCTCACGCCCGGTTGCGACTTCTTCCGTCGACTTCTGATACTCGACAAGAACCTCGTCCCGTTCCGCGCGGGCCATGTCGAGGTGCTGGTTCACGGCGCTCAGGTGCTGACTGACGGCCCGGTCAGCTTCGCCCTGCGCGGCCATCCAGAGCCGATCCGCGGCGCTCATCATGGTTTCGGCAATGTGCTCCGGCAACCCGGCCTGGACCTGCACATGGGGCATGAGGGGCTGCCGCGCTTCGCGCCAGCGTTGCAAGGCCGCCGCAATGGCAACAATCGACCCGCCTGGGATCTCGGGCCAAATGGTCACTGGGGAAACTTTCCGGCCTTCGTCGACCATTCGATCTGCGATTCCCGCGACGAGTTCGTCCGTGATTGTGTCTGCGTCCGTAGACATAAGCGCCTCAAAGCTCATTTTGACCTGACGAAAAATTGAGTCCCCAATACGGTACTCCATCCGGCAATATTCCCGACCAAAGGATTGCGGGTTTGCTCATACCCCGCGACTCGCCGCTCACTGAAAAAACCCGGCAACACAATGAACGCTGTCATACGCGCGGTACATCGTGTGCCCGATATTATGGGCGATATCCCGGCAGCGTCGGACGAGCAGGTGCAAGGCGTATAGGCTTACAACTCCCGGGCTGCGCTGCGCAAAATTTCCTGAGCGCGTTGCGCGATCGGGGATAGGTAGCCGGCCCTTCGTATCAGTCCGACCTTACGCAGCAGGCCGTCAAGCTGGATCGGACGCACAGCAATGTCGAACGGCAGGGGGCCAGGGTCGAAGCTGCGCGCGTTGATCAAGCTGACCAACTGTGTAGTTGATACGATCAGAAACAACGCGGCCAAACTATTGGCCTCGGCCACCACGCGCATACGCGGGTACCCATGTTTTGCAAAGGCTTGCTCGATCTGCACACGCGCAAATTCCTGTCGACTGGACGCGGCCCATGCGCAGTCCACCAAATCCTCTAGCGTGACCGATTCCCGCTCAGCCAGAGGGTGCCCGGTGCTGACCATCAAGCTGTAGTGATCGTCATACAGCACCTCCTTGACCATGGATGCGTCCAATGTATCGGGCAAGGGGCATACAGCCAGTTCCACTTCACGCCGGTCAATGGCGTCCAATAGCGCATCGCTAAACGCTGTCGTCACATTGACGCGTGCGGCGGGCCGCTCCACCAGCAGCGTTGGGAACAGCGAGCGCAGCGCGAAACTCGTGGTGGCCGGCGTCGCACCGATGCGCAGCAGGCCTGCGTGTCCTCCACCAATATCGCGCGCTTCCTGCAGCGCACTATCGAGCTGCATGGAAACGCCCAATACCCGTGTATGGAATATCTTGCCCGCCTCGGTCAATACCGAGCCGCGTGCGGTGCGCTCGACCAGCGTTACTCCCACCTTGCGCTCCAGCCGCTGTATGGCCTTTGTCACGGCCGGCTGAGAAATGCCCAGCTGTTCGGCGGCGCGTGCCAGCGTACCGGTACTCGCGATGGTCAGGAAATATGCAAGGTCGCCATCAATCATGCCATTCCTTGGGGTTATGGATGTTGGCTTTCCAGTTATTGGATTTTATACCGCCCTCCTCCTGATAATGAAGCTCCAATTAACGAGAAGGAGTAGTCCCATGGAACACAATGAACAGTGCGCCGCGTTCCGCCATATGCGCGAGGGTACCGAGCAGGATTGGGCGATCATCGGTAATGAAATTGGGCCGTTCGCCAAAGGACTGCCTGGCCGCCTGCTGGACCACCTGCGCTTGCTGAATGGCGACTTTGGCGGCTTTCCTGTCGATCGTCAGACGCATAGCTTGCAGACTGCCACGCTGGCGCATCGCGACAGGCAGGACGAGGAATACGTGGTCTGCGCGCTGCTGCACGACATTGGCGACACGCTGGGAAGTTACAACCATGCCGACGTTGCAGCCGTGCTGCTGGAGCCATTCGTCAGCGCGGAAAATCACTGGATGATCAAGCACCATGGGATCTTCCAGGGACATTACTTCTTCCACCACATGGGCATGGACCGCAATCTGCGCGATAACTACCGCGACGTGCCGGAGTTGTTCAAACGTACCGCACATTTCTGCGAGAAATATGACGCGGCGGCCTTCGATCCGGATGCGGAAACGCTGCCGCTAGAGTTCTTCGAACCGATGGTGCGGCGAGTGTTTGCCGAGCCGAAGCGAACCCTGTACAAAACCGCATTCGAAAAAATCGGCTGAGTGTCGTCACGTCGGCGGCGGCCGTGTATCTGCCACCGTGTGCTCGCGCGCATGCGCAATATCGAGGGTCTCCTGGTGGAACTTCGCAAGCGACTTGCGGTGCGTGACACTGACAATCGCCGCTTTCGGCAATCGTTCGATCAACAGGCGATACAGATGCGCTTCGTTCTCGGTGTCGAGCGCACTCGTTGCTTCGTCGAGAAACACGTAGTCAGGCTTGTGCATCAGCACGCGTGCGGCCGCTAGCCGCTGCTGCTCGCCCGGAGAAAGAATGCGCCACCAATGGTGAGATTCGTGCAACCGGTCAGCATAGCCATCAAGCCGGCACAGACGCAGCGCCTCGCAACATGCCTCGTCGCTGAAATCGGCGGCCGCTGCGGGATAGGTGAGCCCAGCCTTCAGGGTGCCGACCGGCAGGTAGCTCTGCTGCGGGATGAACATCATGCGCGCGTTCACAGGTGCGTCGATCGAGCCGTTTCCGAACGGCCAGAGACCGGCCAGCGCGCGCAACAGCGTGCTCTTGCCCGAGCCGGACGGTCCGCGCACGAGCCAGCGCGAACCAGGCTTGACGGCGATGTCGCGCACGCTCGCGAGCGTCTCGCCGTTGGGCAGCGCAAGCGTGAGGTTGTGCGTGACGAGCTGGCTCTCGTCGACGTAGTGCAGATTGATGCCGCCATGCTCGGTTGCGGGCGACACGGACTCCTTCAGATGAGGCAGCTGCATGACGCGCCTGAACTCGCGCAGACGATTGACCGTTGCGCGCCATTGAACAAGCGTGTCGTAATTGTTGATGAACCACGAAAGCGATTCGCTAACCGAACCGAATGCGTCGGCGATTTGCATCAGCGTGCCGAAACTGAGCGCACCTGCGAAATAACGGGGCGACGCCACGACGATCGGAAAGATTTCGGCGATCTGACCGTAGAAATTGAGCACGAAGCTGTAGCGCCGCGTGTACTTCATCACGCGCCACCAGTTTTCACGAATCCGGCCGAACAGGTCCTGGGCGGTCGATTCCTCGGCCCGCATACCGTCGTAGAACGCAATCTGCTCGGCATTCTCGCGCAGACGGATCAGGCCGAACCGGAAATCCGCCTCGACGCGCTGCAACTGGTAGTTGATCGACACAAGCGGATGACCGACCTTGTTTGTCAGGAACGAGCCGGCAATCGCATAGACGATGGCTGCCCAGAGCATGTAGCCAGGAATCTGGACGGGCGTGCCGCCAATCATGACTGCCAGCGCGCCCGCCGTGCTCCATAGAACCGCCGAAAACCAGATGAGTGTTTCGAGCGTCGAGAGCAGGTCGAGTGTGAGCGAAAGTGTGGTGTTGGCGAATGACTCGAGATCGACGGCGATCCGCTGGTCAGGGTTGTCGGTGAGGCGATCGCGCTCGATGCGGTAGAAGGTGCCGTCGCCCAGCCATTCCTGCAGATAACGCGTGGTCAGCCACTGGCGCCAGCGGAAGCCAAGCATCTGACGCAGATAGCGGTTATAGACGGAAATCCCGACGAACGCGAACGCGAGCGCGCTGAAAAACAGCATCAGCTGCGGGAATTCATGCACCTTCCTGCCTTCCAGTGCGTTGTAGAAGTCACGGTTCCACGTGTTCAAGCGGGCGTTGATGCCAACCAGGATCAGGTCCATGGCGATGATCGTGATCAGCAGACCCCACGCGGTTCTGCGTTCCTCGGAGACCCAGTACGGTCTGATCAGGCTCCAGGCTGAGACACGGTCTGGTTGCCCGGATCCAGGGCCGGCCTGACCATCTGCCTGACGCGTCATGATGGTTGGCCTGCGCCAGAACCTCCGGGTGCTGTTGCGGGCGCGGTCAGGTCATCGTCTGAAGGCGCGTATGCCGCCCCCTTACCCGCCGGCATGCCGGCTGATTCGGCGATTTCAACCCGCAGACTTCCTTGATTATTCCAATACGCCCAGCTGGCATCGTTGGCAAAGCAATACAGGTAACCCGAGTATGGAGCCTCGATCTCCATCTCTCTGCCGACTCTGAAGTAGAAGGGTTGAGGTGGCACGCCTGCCTCGCCCGGTTGCCCTGGATATGAGATTGCACCGCAGAGTTCGAACCAGTTCGCCCCCCTGACCCGCTTGCACCACGCAAACAGGCGTTGCATCCAGTTGCCTCGCGTCCCCTCCGCGCCCGATGCGCTGTCCCCGTCCAGCCACGTTTGACCTTCAGGCACCTTGAACCGGTAGCGCACGCCCTCCTTCATGAAAATACCTGTCCAATTCCACAACGGGCTGGCGAAAACCCGCACCTGGACCGCCACCGCAGGGTCTATGTTCGGTCGATAGGGAGCCTGAAAGAAAAAGCGAACGACATTGGTTGGAACGGGCACCCCCTGAAACTCGTCGCTATCCGAGTTCCATGTGCCGTCACAGCAAACGAAAAGCCTCTTCATGTTCGCGGTCCTTCTCGTCCTGCGAGATTGTCATCGCGCAATGGAGCAACGGCGTCCTCGACACCCACGATTCACCGATTGACATCCCGACGCGGCCACTCGTCGGGGCCATCGGCTCGAAGAGTTCGAAGCCCGGCGGAAATTTCACCTCATATTTCGACGCGCGAGCCCAGTTCGATCACCCGGCTTGAACTCAGCTTGAAATAAGCCGCGGGGTTGCCGATATTGTGCGCCATCACGCTGAACACTCGTTCGCGCCACACCGGCATGCCCTTGCCTCCGGTCGCCACCACCGTGGCATGACTGAGGAAAAAGGACACCTGCGCCGGATCGACCACGAGGCCCTTCGGCTCGCAGTCGCGCAGCGCTTGCGGCAGGCTGGCCTCGTCCTTGAAGCCGTAGGTCACGAGGATGCTGTGGCAGTTGTGGCCCAGCGGCGTGATCGCCACGCGCTGCTCGCGCGGCACATAGGGCACATCCAGGTTGGTCACGTGCACGAACAGCACACGCTCGTGCAGCACGTGGTTGTGCGCCAGGTTGTTGATCAGCGCATGCGGCACGGTGCTGGGGTCGATGGTCAGGAACGCGGCAGTGCCGGGCACGCGTATCGTTTCCTTCGCGAACAGGCTGTCCAGGTACCTGGTCAGCGGCAGCGCGCCGGCATGGATGCTGGCCTCTTCGACCATCAGCGCACGGCCGCGGTGCCAGGTGGACATGACGGTGAACATGATCGCGCCCAGCAGCAGCGGGAACCATCCGCCATCCACGAACTTGAGCAGGTTGGCCGAGAAGAACGCGAAGTCGATGACAAAGAAGAAGCCGGTGGCCAGCACGCACAGCAACCAGTTGTAGTGCCAGGCGTAGCGCACCACGTAGAACGTGAGGAAGGTGGTGATCATCATGGTGCCCGTTACGGCGATACCGTAGGCGGAACCCAGCGCGGTAGAGGAGCCGAAGCCCAGCACCGCCCCCACCACCGCGATCAGCAGCAGCCAGTTGATGGCAGGCACATAGATCTGGCCGACCTCGCGCTCGGAGGTGTAGACGATGCCCATGCGCGGCATGAAGCCCAGTTGCATGGCCTGCTTGGTCATGGAAAACGCGCCGCTGATCACCGCCTGCGACGCAATCACAGTCGCCACCGTGGCCAGCAGCACCATCGGAAACAGGGTCACCGAAGGGAACAGGTGGAAGAAGGGGTTGTCGACGGCCTTGGCGTCCGACAACAGCAGCGCGCCCTGGCCCAGGTAGTTGAGCCCCAGCGCGGGTAGCACCAGAGCGAACCACGACAGGCGGATCGGCGGCGCGCCGAAGTGGCCCATGTCGGCATACAGCGCCTCGGCGCCGGTCAGCGCCAGCACCACCGCGCCGAGCGAGACAAAGGCCCGCCAGCCGTTACGCATCAGGAATTCGAGGCCCACGAACGGGTTGAACGCGTCGAGGATGCCCGGCGCGCGACCGATGCTGAGCAGTCCCGCCACCGCAATCACACCGAACCACAGCACCATCACCGGCCCGAACACCGCGCCGATGCCGGCCGTGCCGCGCCGCTGCACCAGGAACAAAGCGCTCAGCACGACCAGCGCGATCGACACCACGAAGGGCTTGAGCTGCGGCTCCGCCACTTCCAGCCCTTCCACCGCGCTGAGCACCGAGATGGCCGGCGTGATGACGCCGTCGCCGTAGAACAGCGCTGCACCGAACACGCCGGCGAGCAGCAGCCCGTTGCGCAGGCGGGGCCGGTCCACCACCGAACTGGAGGCCAGCGCCAGCAGCGCCATGATGCCGCCCTCGCCGTGGTTGTGGGCGCGCATGATCAGCGTCACGTACTTTAGCGTCACCACGATGATCAGCGACCAGATGATGAGCGACACCACGCCCAGTACATTGAAGCGGTTGAGCACCAGCCCGTGACCCGAATCGAATACCGTGCTCATGGTGTAGAGCGGACTGGTGCCGATGTCGCCGAACACGATGCCGATGGCGGCCAGCGCCAGCTTGACCATCGAGCCGTGGCTGCCTTGCGCGCCGTGGTCGGCCTGGGCGCCCGATTGCGGGCCTGAAGACGATTCCATGAATGGCTCCTTCTCAGTGGGTGGGGGCCCTCCGCCAGCGAACGGTGCGCCGGCGCGCAATCCAGGTCAGTTACTTCACCGTACGACAAAGCGGCTCGATCTAACAGTGCAGACTGCACGCGTCGTGCGCGGTCGGTTTCCGCGTACGGCACACTTCAAGCGTTCACCTAGCCGTTCCAGTTTGCGCTTCACGGACTTCGCGAACCAGCGTCTGAACCAGTTCCGCCGCCGGCATCGCACGCGAAAGCCGCACGGCCTGCCCTGCCCATTGAGCTGCATAGGCAGCGCTTCCGTGCGCTTTGGCGGCCGCGTGCAACGCCTTTCCGGTGTCGTAAGCAATCGGATAATCAGGCAGCGCGGGGCACGTTGGATCATCGCCCAACTCGCTGAACTGGTTCTCGATGCCGCGCGCCGCACGTCCAGAGATCGCGCTAATAAATGTCGTGCGACTGTGCGGACTCAGCAGTGCCGCCCGATACGCTGCGTCGGCGGCGGATTCGGGCGAGGCAATGAATGCGGTGCCGAGTTGTGCCGCCTGTGCGCCCAGCGCCAACGCAGCCGCGATGCCCGCGCCGTCCATGATGCCGCCGGCCGCGATCACCGGCAGTGGAATCTCGCGAACAATCAGCCGCACGAGCGCCATTGTGCCGAGCAACTCGTCCGGGGCCGACGGGTCGAAATTCCCTCGATGACCGCCGGCCTCGGCGCCCTGCGCAACGATGCCATCCAGTCCTGCTGCATGGATCCGAGCTGCCTCGTCAAGACTGGTGGCACTCCCAAGCAGCATGATCCCGGCTTCGCGTAACGCAGCGATTTTCCTGGCCGACGGCAACCCGAAGTGAAAGCTGACCACAGCCGGACGCTCGTCGAGCAACATCTCGAGCATCGCATCGTCTTCGACAAAACTCGTATAGATCTCGCGCAGCGCCGTGGGTGGTTGAGCACCGAAGCGCGCGAAGTGCGGCGCCAGATAGTCGAGCCAACGCGCCTCCCGAACGGGATCGGCAACGGCCGGCGCATGCACAAACACATTGACGTTAAACGGCTTGCCGCTCAATGCGCGAATTTCGTGGATCGCCGTCCGCGCGCTCTGCGCATTCATCGCACCGACACCGAGCGAGCCCAATGCGCCCGCGTTCGACACCGCCGCGGCAAGCGCCGGCGTGCCCACGCCCGCCATCGGCGCCTGGATGATCGGCAAGGCAACGCCCAACCGGGCGAGCAGATTCGGAGAGTCCTTCATGTCCTCAGCTCCTTGAAATCGCTACGCGCTCAGCGTTCCCGCGCGCGTATGTCTGTGATGGATTCCCCCCCCAGCCCCAATTGTCCGTGTCGATTTCCTCGATCACGACAAAAGTGGCCGCGGGGTCCTTGTGCAACACGCGCACCACAAGATCGGTCGCGCCCTTGATCAACTCGGCCTTCTGCTCGCGGGTAACGCCTTCGCGCGTCACCTGAATATTGATGTACGGCATCATGCACTCCTTTCAGTTGCCCCGGGTTCGACGGGACGTATTACCACTTACCGGCAGCCGTCCCGCCATCCAAGCGCGTGCGGGCATTGCCGACGACGTTGTAGCCACGCTCCACATAGGCCTCGGCCAGCGCAAAGCCGACACCGCTAGATGCACCGGTGACGACGACAGTCTTGTTTTGCCTGTTCATGACGCTCGGCTCCATGGGTAAAGGAAAACGGCTCCGAGCCACGCATCGGCGGGCATCGCAGGGAGTCGCGATGGCTGTCCGGCTCCCATGTAACTGACTATACTTATGCCACTCGCGTCGATAAATACGCCCAAGTAGAATTCATTTGATACATCAGGTAATGAATAGCTCACGGATCATCGAACGAAACAGCAAGCGCCAGTTCGACGACTTGATGCTCGGCAGCATCGAGCTGTTCTGTCTCGCGGCGGAACTGGAGAGCTTTACGGACGCCGCCACCGCAGCCGGCGTCACGCCGGCGGCGGTGAGCCGCTCGGTGTCGCGGCTGGAGGAGCGCATGGAGGTGCGGCTCTTCGTCAGAACCACACGCCGTATCCGGCTGACCGACGCGGGCAGGACGTACTACGAGCGTTGTCGCGAGGCGCTCGGACAACTCGTCGACGCAGAGCGCGAAGCCACGGGCCAGCAGTCCGCCGCCGCCGGCGTGTTGCGCATCAGCATGCCGACGCCCTATGCGCACTATCGCGTGCTGCCCATCCTGCCGGCCTTTCGCGAACGGCATCCGCAGGTGCGGGTCGACGTGCACATCAGCAATCGCAACATCGACTTCGCCGAAGAAGGCTTCGATCTGGCCATTCGCGGCAGCGCGCCGGGCGAATCGAATCTGATCGCCCGCAAGCTCGAAGACGCGGAACTGGTCGTGGTGGCCAGCCGCGCTTATCTGTCGCGAGCCGGAACGCCGTCGTCGCTGGAGGACCTCGCGCGCCACGATTGCATTCAGTTCGACCTGCCAAGCAGTGGCCGCAAGATTCCCTGGCTGTTCAAAAGCGGGGCGGACGTGCAGGAGCATTTCACCGATGGCGGCTATTCGAGCGCGGGCGATGTACTTGGCGGCGTGACGTTGGCGCGCAGCGGCGCCGGGCTGTTCCAGACGTATCGTTTCGTCGTCGAGCAGGACCTGGCGACAGGCGCTCTGGTGGAAGTGTTGCCGGCGCTCGGCGGCGCCTCCCGGCCGTTCGTGCTGCTGTATCCCCACAAACGCCATCTGTCGTTGCGGGTGCGGCGCTTCGTCGATTTTCTCGTCGCGACGCTCGGCTCCGCTCCGGGCAATCAGCTCGCCTCTTCCCTCCTTGACGGCTGAACGGCAATGGATCGAATCGACGCGATGAAGGTATTCGTCGCCGCCCTCGACGAGGGCAGCCTTGCCGCGGCAGGCCGGCGCCTCGGCCGCTCGCCCGCCGCCGTGAGCCGGGCCATTGCGTTTCTCGAAGCGCATGCCGGCATGGCGCTGCTGCATCGCACCACGCGCACGATCAAGCTGAGCGAAGCCGGCGAGCGCTACGCTGCCTCGTGCCGGCGAATCCTGACCGACCTCGAAGAAGCCGATCTGATGATCGCCGGCGAACGCGCGGCGCCACGCGGCACGCTGACGCTGACCGCGCCCGTGGCCGCCGGTCAGGACTTTCTGCGCCCGCTGCTCGACGAGTTTGTGGACCTGTATCCGGATGTCACCGCGCGCCTCTATCTGCTCGACCGCCCTGCCAACCTGATCGACGAAGGGATCGACGTCGCGCTGCGCATTGCCCACCTGGCCGATTCGACGCTGATCGCGACGCCGGTCGGCGAAGTCCGCCGGGTGGTCGCCGCCGCGCCGCGCTATCTCGCCAACCATCCGCGTCTCGAGGAACCCGGCGATCTCGCCCAACACCGGATCATTTCGATGACGCATTTCGGCGTCGATTCGTGGAGCTTTCCGTCATCGAACAATTCGGCGGCTCCACAAACGGTGCACTTCACGCCGCGGCTGATCGTCAACAGCGTGCAAGGCGCGGTGGCCTCCGCCGTCGACGGCTACGGGGTCACGCGGCTCTTTTCGTATCACATCGCCGAGCAGGTCCGCGAAGCTTCGTTGAAGATCGTGCTGGCCGGTTACGAGCAAGCGCCGCTCCCTGTTCATCTGCTCACGCCGCAAGGCCGTCTCTCGGTGCCGAAAGTCCGGGCCTTCGTCGACTTCGCGGTACCGCGTCTACGCACCCATTTCAGCACGCTCAAAGCGATCACCGACGCGGATTAAACCGTCACGCGGAAGAATGTCTGCCGCGCGGCGGCGATTCTCTCGCCACGCGTTCGTCCCTAAACTGCTTTCCATGGGTAACAGCTGCGGCCAAACCTGGTTGCAACGCCAAACGCATGGAGCAGGCAATGGACTCGGAACAGAACGTGGTACTCGTCGCCGGTGCGCAGATGCGCGCGGAATCACGGGGGGCGATATGAATCAGGCAGCCAATGTGGCGCCCCTTGGGGCCGGGTTCACGAACGCCACCAGCTACGCCGAACGGAATACATGCTACTGGCGCCGCAACCTTTTCATTTGCGTGTTCGGCTCGTTTACCACACTGGTCAGTCTGAGCATGTTGCTGCCGTTTCTGCCCCTCTATGTGCAGCAACTCGGTGTAACTTCGCAGGCCGCGATCGTGCAGTGGTCAGGCGTGGCGTTCGGCGCGACCTTTCTCGGCACGGCCGTCACGGCGCCGCTCTGGGGGCGTCTGGCCGATCGTTATGGGCGCAAGCCGATGCTCGTAAGGGCAGCAGTCGGCATGGCGATCGTGATGTCGTTGATCGGCATGGCGC from Paraburkholderia phytofirmans OLGA172 encodes the following:
- a CDS encoding LysR family transcriptional regulator, producing the protein MNSSRIIERNSKRQFDDLMLGSIELFCLAAELESFTDAATAAGVTPAAVSRSVSRLEERMEVRLFVRTTRRIRLTDAGRTYYERCREALGQLVDAEREATGQQSAAAGVLRISMPTPYAHYRVLPILPAFRERHPQVRVDVHISNRNIDFAEEGFDLAIRGSAPGESNLIARKLEDAELVVVASRAYLSRAGTPSSLEDLARHDCIQFDLPSSGRKIPWLFKSGADVQEHFTDGGYSSAGDVLGGVTLARSGAGLFQTYRFVVEQDLATGALVEVLPALGGASRPFVLLYPHKRHLSLRVRRFVDFLVATLGSAPGNQLASSLLDG
- a CDS encoding tautomerase family protein, with translation MPYINIQVTREGVTREQKAELIKGATDLVVRVLHKDPAATFVVIEEIDTDNWGWGGNPSQTYARGNAERVAISRS
- a CDS encoding LysR family transcriptional regulator; amino-acid sequence: MDRIDAMKVFVAALDEGSLAAAGRRLGRSPAAVSRAIAFLEAHAGMALLHRTTRTIKLSEAGERYAASCRRILTDLEEADLMIAGERAAPRGTLTLTAPVAAGQDFLRPLLDEFVDLYPDVTARLYLLDRPANLIDEGIDVALRIAHLADSTLIATPVGEVRRVVAAAPRYLANHPRLEEPGDLAQHRIISMTHFGVDSWSFPSSNNSAAPQTVHFTPRLIVNSVQGAVASAVDGYGVTRLFSYHIAEQVREASLKIVLAGYEQAPLPVHLLTPQGRLSVPKVRAFVDFAVPRLRTHFSTLKAITDAD